In Portunus trituberculatus isolate SZX2019 chromosome 44, ASM1759143v1, whole genome shotgun sequence, a single window of DNA contains:
- the LOC123518650 gene encoding sphingomyelin phosphodiesterase-like isoform X2: MDLRVTMAKTSLDLNLVALLLCLFFPLLLGSPLISKDLDSHENDISYDHATPTTQEEKERVEKFDISKLNYTAILLELKEGLDAVKKREGRFLDRPRLPRFFTDLGKFLDLEQVVNEIETSIMSTASCTACKVGVGMLQKFVQNGMIKEDIIKAASGFCISLQIETPRVCLGIVNLMADEVVYVVENLVMSPDEICGFVIGDICGIPYNPYHKWRVAFPPVQKPHVQHQKPSSTGMPTLKVLHLSDTHYDPEYQEGSNADCDEPLCCRASSGPVKSPGDRAGYWGDYRKCDTPSRTIHSMLQHIAQTHPDIDYIIWTGDLPPHDIWNQTRESNLDVIRATINQMMVYFPKIPIFPALGNHESAPVNSFPPPFVMDNHGVGWLYDELAYQWQHWLPEATSLTIRKGAFYSVLVQPGFRIISLNMNYCNNKNWWLLLNSTDPAQELQWLIYELQNAEDKGEKVHILGHIPPGHSDCLKVWSHNYYTIVNRYEATITAQFFGHTHFDEFELFYDENNRHRVTNIAYIGPSVTSYYKLNPGYRIYYVEGEFPNSQRVVTDHETWVMNLEEANRYGHPRWYQLYSARRAYNMRNLLPEEWNRLVYKMALDDNLFRKYQRSLAVVIPVAAVVIPNVLYFFFF, from the exons ATGGATCTACGTGTTACCATGGCCAAGACTTCCCTTGACTTGAATCTTGTGGCATTACTGTTatgcttattttttcctcttcttttag GTAGTCCACTGATCAGCAAAGACTTGGATTCTCACGAGAATGACATATCATATGACCATGCAACTCCTACAacgcaagaagagaaagaaagggtggAGAAATTTGACATCTCTAAGCTTAATTATACAGCAATACTGTTGGAACTTAAGGAAGGGTTAGATGCTGTGAAAAAACGAGAGGGCCGCTTTTTAGATAGGCCACGTTTGCCAAGATTTTTCACAGATCTAGGAAAGTTCCTTGACCTTGAACAAGTTGTGAATGAAATTGAAACTTCCATCATGTCAACTGCTTCTTGTACTGCTTGCAAAGTTG GTGTGGGTATGCTGCAAAAGTTTGTCCAAAATGGtatgataaaagaagatatCATTAAGGCTGCATCTGGATTCTGCATTTCCTTACAAATTGAGACACCACGAGTCTGCCTTGGCATTGTTAATCTTATGGCG gaTGAAGTTGTATATGTGGTGGAAAATCTTGTAATGAGTCCTGATGAGATTTGTGGCTTTGTCATCGGAGACATCTGTGGAATACCATACAACCCATATCATAAATGGAGAGTGGCTTTCCCTCCTGTACAAAAACCTCATGTTCAACATCAGAAGCCCTCTTCT ACAGGAATGCCAACCTTGAAAGTGCTCCATCTTTCGGATACACACTATGACCCAGAATATCAAGAAGGTTCCAATGCAGACTGTGATGAACCACTGTGCTGTCGTGCCTCCTCCGGTCCAGTGAAGTCTCCAGGTGATCGGGCTGGCTACTGGGGAGATTACCGCAAATGTGACACTCCATCAAGGACCATTCACAGTATGCTGCAACACATTGCTCAAACACACCCT GATATTGATTATATCATCTGGACTGGAGATTTGCCACCACATGATATCTGGAATCAGACAAGAGAGAGCAATCTGGATGTCATTAGAGCTACTATTAACCAAATGATGGTATACTTTCCCAAAATTCCAATTTTTCCAGCTTTAGGTAATCATGAATCTGCACCAGTCAACAG TTTTCCCCCACCATTTGTTATGGATAACCATGGAGTTGGATGGCTTTATGATGAGCTGGCTTATCAATGGCAACATTGGTTGCCTGAAGCAACATCACTGACAATAAGGAAAGGTGCTTTCTACTCAGTGCTTGTGCAACCAGGCTTCAGAATCATTTCCCTCAATATGAATTACTGCAATAACAAGAATTG GTGGTTGCTACTCAATTCGACAGATCCAGCACAAGAGCTACAATGGCTGATTTATGAGCTTCAGAATGCTGAGGACAAGGGTGAAAAAGTTCATATTTTGGGCCACATTCCACCTGGTCACTCTGACTGTTTAAAAGTGTGGAGCCATAACTACTACACCATTGTTAACAG GTATGAGGCAACTATAACAGCCCAGTTCTTTGGTCACACCCACTTTGATGAATTTGAATTGTTCTATGATGAAAATAATCGGCATCGAGTGACAAACATTGCCTACATTGGACCTTCTGTCACATCATACTACAAGTTGAATCCTGGTTATCGCATCTATTATGTGGAAGGAGAATTTCCCAACTCCCAAAGA GTGGTAACTGATCATGAAACATGGGTGATGAATTTGGAAGAAGCCAACAGATATGGGCATCCAAGATGGTACCAACTGTATTCGGCCCGCAGAGCTTACAACATGAGAAATCTTTTGCCGGAAGAGTGGAATCGCTTGGTATACAAAATGGCCCTTGATGACAACCTATTCAGAAAATACCAGAG